One Campylobacter sputorum genomic window, GTTAAAAAATGGAAATCTTAGTGTTTTTTTGTTGGATTTATCAAAAGAGTTAAATGAGGCTAAAAACATACTCAAGCTTTTGTTGGCGGAATTTTATAATTCAAAAATAGTTATAATATTTTTAGGAAATGAGTATCTTTTGGATGAGCAGGAGCCTGAGTTTCAAAAATATGCTAAAGAAAATTTTAAAGTTATGTATCTTTATAATCAAGAAAATATATCAAAAGGAGTGATTGGCGAATTTGAGATTGCTAAATTTGAACTAAATGAACTTTTAGACAAATCTCTGTTTTTAAATAATGACAAATTTGTTTTAATAAGTGATGAAAATACGAATTATCCAAATGCAATGGCATTAAGTGAACAAAAAATGGAGGCAAGCAATGCCCTTGAAATTTGGAATATAGAAGCTTGTTTAAAACATTTAAAAAACGCTTTAGAATTAAAGCCTCTTGATTTTGCTTCAAATTTTTATTTTGCGTATGTTTTGATGACAAAAAACTCAAAGAAATTTTTTATAAAAATAAAAGAAGCTTTGATAAATTCTATATCAATAGCAAAAAAATCCAATGACATTAGCTCTTATGCATTGTGTGCGGCATTTTTGGCTAGAGCTTATTTAATGGCAGGGAAACAAAATGAGTGCATAAGTATACTTAGCGATGCCAAAAATAGCGATGAAAATTGTGCTTTTATAAGATATGAGATGGCTAAATTTTTAGTGTTGAAAAAGAGATTTGATGAAGCTAAAAATGAACTAGAAAATGCATTTAGGTTTAATGTAGATACTCTTAAACTAATAAAAAAAGATCCATTTTTTAATGATTATACAGAGTTAAGAGATGATTTGTTAAAAAAAGAAGACATTATTTCAAGTATGGATGAATACAAAATTAATTTTGTTGATAATGAAATAAAAAAAGATCATGAAAAGCCTAATTTTAATATAGAAAATGAATCAAAAAAACGCATATTTGAACAATTAAGCTATATAAAAGAGTCTTTAGATGAGATGGAGTTTGATGAGGAAAATTCTAAATTACACAAAGATGAGTTTATAAAATTTATATCAAATAAAAGTAAAGAAAGTTTAGAATTTGAAGAGAATAAAAAAGCAGTAAAAATAGAACATTCATCAAATTTAGAAAGCTCTAATCTTAAATTTTATAACAATTTATTATCTTTAAAAAATAAGAAAAAACAGAGTTTAAAAAGCTTTTTTATAACCATAGGTTTTATTTTTATAATAATGTTTGCTTTGTGTTTTCTTTTATCGCAGAAAAATGGCGGATTTCATATAGGTTTGTTTATCATAACTATGGTAATTACACTTGGTGCTGTTATCATAGGTAGTAGCTTAATAAATAAAAAATATGATAAAATGATATCCATAAATTCGCAAA contains:
- a CDS encoding tetratricopeptide repeat protein, whose product is MENSFRLCLYSNVFFDVSYLKSKFDSIKNLFFSTYILQNGEFDDELFYELKNGNLSVFLLDLSKELNEAKNILKLLLAEFYNSKIVIIFLGNEYLLDEQEPEFQKYAKENFKVMYLYNQENISKGVIGEFEIAKFELNELLDKSLFLNNDKFVLISDENTNYPNAMALSEQKMEASNALEIWNIEACLKHLKNALELKPLDFASNFYFAYVLMTKNSKKFFIKIKEALINSISIAKKSNDISSYALCAAFLARAYLMAGKQNECISILSDAKNSDENCAFIRYEMAKFLVLKKRFDEAKNELENAFRFNVDTLKLIKKDPFFNDYTELRDDLLKKEDIISSMDEYKINFVDNEIKKDHEKPNFNIENESKKRIFEQLSYIKESLDEMEFDEENSKLHKDEFIKFISNKSKESLEFEENKKAVKIEHSSNLESSNLKFYNNLLSLKNKKKQSLKSFFITIGFIFIIMFALCFLLSQKNGGFHIGLFIITMVITLGAVIIGSSLINKKYDKMISINSQNRQDAQDELEDIYKQNIKEISQKQYETLKNLYEDIIKEKLLNIKNSIESFEDIYINSSSIKTIFSSLKNATQGEVVVVSKDDKGYELKEDFPISLEINKADGNFLAKVIYKEQNEIVLSRFGAYKD